Proteins co-encoded in one Callospermophilus lateralis isolate mCalLat2 chromosome 2, mCalLat2.hap1, whole genome shotgun sequence genomic window:
- the LOC143390487 gene encoding olfactory receptor 5M5-like, with product MLKNNHTVMTEFILLGLTDRAELQPVLFVLFLVIYLITVTGNGTMIFLIRSDSKLHTPMYFFLSHLSFVDLCYATTVTPQMLVNFLSKRKTISFIGCFIQFHFFIALVITDFYMLTVMAYDRYMAICKPLLYGSKMSRRVCLSLVAATYVYGFANGLAQTILMLRLSFCGPNEVNHFYCADPPLLVLACSDTYVKETAMFVVAGSNLTCSLTIILISYVFVFAAILRIRSAEGRQKAFSTCGSHLTAVTVFFGTLFCMYLRPPSESSVEQGKIVVVFYIFVSPMLNPLICSLRNKDVKMAIRKVIKKELFG from the coding sequence ATGTTAAAGAACAACCACACGGTGATGACTGAGTTTATCCTGCTGGGACTGACAGATCGAGCAGAGCTGCAGCCTGTCCTTTTTGTGCTGTTCTTGGTCATCTACCTCATCACAGTAACCGGCAACGGGACCATGATTTTCTTAATCAGAAGTGACTCAAAGCTTCACACCCCaatgtacttcttcctcagccACCTGTCCTTTGTAGATCTCTGTTATGCCACCACTGTTACACCACAGATGCTGGTTAACTTCTTGTCCAAGAGAAAAACCATTTCCTTCATTGGTTGCTTTATACAATTCCACTTTTTCATTGCCCTGGTGATCACAGATTTTTATATGCTCACagtgatggcctatgaccgctacATGGCCATCTGCAAGCCCTTGTTATATGGTAGCAAGATGTCCAggcgtgtgtgtctctctcttgtGGCTGCTACTTATGTTTATGGCTTTGCAAATGGTCTGGCCCAGACCATCCTGATGCTTCGTCTGTCCTTCTGTGGACCCAATGAGGTCAATCACTTTTATTGTGCAGACCCCCCTCTCCTGGTGCTGGCCTGCTCAGATACCTATGTCAAAGAGACTGCCATGTTTGTGGTGGCTGGGTCCAACCTCACCTGCTCCCTCACCATCATCCTCATCTCCTATGTTTTCGTCTTTGCTGCCATTCTTCGAATCCGCTCTGCTGAGGGCAGGCAGAAGGCCTTCTCTACCTGTGGGTCCCACCTGACAGCTGTCACAGTTTTTTTTGGGACTTTGTTCTGTATGTACCTGCGACCCCCTTCTGAGTCATCTgtggaacaagggaaaattgtagTTGTATTTTACATCTTTGTGAGTCCCATGTTAAACCCTTTGATCTGTAGCCTGAGGAACAAAGATGTTAAAATGGCAATAAGGAAAGTTATCAAAAAGGAATTGTTTGGTTAA